The genome window ACCGCGCGGAAGGACGGGTCGATCAGCAATTCCTGCACGCGTTCCGCACCCCAGGCAGTGGAACTGACAAGCTGCAGGCCAAAGGCTTCGAGCATTTCGCGCATGGCAGGGTCATAATTGCGGACGATGACCTGCTTCACGTTGGGGTAATGCGCGCGGACGGTATGCCCGATGACGGCGTTCATCGTATCCGAGTTGGTGACGACGGCAACGCCGTCAGCCTTATCTGCACCGGCGCGGGATAATGTGTCAGCGGAAAGAGAGTCTCCCTCAACAGTGCGCCCTCGAAAGTCCGGGTGGAGGCGGTTGAATGCCTTTTGATCGCTGTCCACCACCACCACCTGGTATCCATTTTGGAAGAGGCGGTAGGCCAGATCCGCGCCAACCCTTCCGCAGCCTACAACAATAAAATTCATTCCATAGCTCCTTAATGCCCGCCGTTTTCATGGACGTGATAGGGCACATTTGTAATTACGATATCGTGCAAATGCTTCAACTGACTGCGTAATATTTCCGCCGTATTGGTGTGCAATACAGAGGTCATGCGGTTGTCTGAAATGAATTCAGGCACCACAATCGTGATGGTCTCGCCGGGCTGGCGCTGTGCTGCAATATCGGCAATGTAGCCAAGGATCGGTTCGATGAAAAGACGGTAGGGGGAATCCAGCATCACCAGGCGGATGCCCTC of Anaerolineales bacterium contains these proteins:
- a CDS encoding TrkA family potassium uptake protein; the protein is MNFIVVGCGRVGADLAYRLFQNGYQVVVVDSDQKAFNRLHPDFRGRTVEGDSLSADTLSRAGADKADGVAVVTNSDTMNAVIGHTVRAHYPNVKQVIVRNYDPAMREMLEAFGLQLVSSTAWGAERVQELLIDPSFRAVFSAGNGEVEMYEMYISPKWDGMTISDLLDGCGQIVCAALTRAGRAQLPTPHSTLTSGDVLTVSATLDGVKALRAKLQEGREA